The Methanocaldococcus jannaschii DSM 2661 genome has a segment encoding these proteins:
- a CDS encoding formate--phosphoribosylaminoimidazolecarboxamide ligase has protein sequence MISKDEILEIFDKYNKDEITIATLGSHTSLHILKGAKLEGFSTVCITMKGRDVPYKRFKVADKFIYVDNFSDIKNEEIQEKLRELNSIVVPHGSFIAYCGLDNVENSFLVPMFGNRRILRWESERSLEGKLLREAGLRVPKKYESPEDIDGTVIVKFPGARGGRGYFIASSTEEFYKKAEDLKKRGILTDEDIANAHIEEYVVGTNFCIHYFYSPLKDEVELLGMDKRYESNIDGLVRIPAKDQLEMNINPSYVITGNIPVVIRESLLPQVFEMGDKLVAKAKELVPPGMIGPFCLQSLCNENLELVVFEMSARVDGGTNSFMNGGPYSFLYNGEPLSMGQRIAREIKMALQLDMIDKIIS, from the coding sequence ATGATTTCAAAAGATGAGATTTTAGAGATTTTTGATAAATACAACAAAGATGAGATAACAATAGCAACATTAGGAAGCCATACCTCTTTGCATATTTTAAAAGGAGCTAAATTAGAAGGCTTTTCTACTGTTTGTATAACTATGAAGGGAAGAGATGTTCCATACAAGAGATTTAAAGTTGCTGATAAATTTATATATGTTGATAACTTTTCTGACATAAAAAATGAAGAGATTCAAGAGAAATTGAGAGAGTTAAATTCTATTGTAGTTCCACACGGCTCTTTTATTGCATACTGTGGTTTAGACAATGTGGAAAATAGTTTTTTAGTCCCAATGTTTGGGAATAGGAGAATATTAAGATGGGAATCAGAGAGAAGCTTAGAAGGAAAGCTGTTGAGAGAAGCTGGATTAAGAGTTCCTAAGAAGTATGAAAGCCCAGAAGACATTGATGGAACAGTTATAGTCAAATTCCCAGGGGCAAGAGGTGGAAGAGGTTACTTTATAGCTTCATCAACAGAGGAATTTTATAAAAAAGCTGAGGATTTAAAGAAAAGAGGAATATTGACTGATGAAGACATAGCCAACGCACATATAGAAGAGTATGTTGTTGGAACTAACTTCTGCATACATTATTTCTACTCTCCATTGAAGGATGAAGTTGAGTTATTGGGAATGGACAAGAGATATGAAAGTAATATAGATGGTTTAGTTAGAATTCCAGCAAAAGACCAATTAGAGATGAATATAAATCCAAGCTATGTGATTACTGGAAATATTCCAGTTGTTATTAGGGAGAGTTTATTACCTCAAGTCTTTGAGATGGGGGATAAGTTAGTTGCTAAGGCTAAAGAGCTTGTTCCACCAGGAATGATTGGACCTTTCTGTTTGCAGAGTTTATGTAATGAGAATCTTGAATTAGTTGTCTTTGAAATGAGTGCAAGAGTTGATGGTGGAACAAACAGCTTTATGAATGGTGGCCCTTACTCTTTCCTATACAATGGAGAGCCATTGAGTATGGGGCAGAGAATTGCAAGAGAGATAAAGATGGCTCTACAATTAGATATGATTGATAAGATTATTTCATAA
- a CDS encoding nucleotidyltransferase domain-containing protein: MEIIEIIKEFKKDISTILKDKLDRVILFGSYARGDYDEESDVDVLILVKEMPTLKEKQKIIKIASRYSLKYDILISPIIYKKTIKTSFIDEVENYGVEV; this comes from the coding sequence ATGGAAATCATTGAAATTATAAAGGAGTTTAAAAAGGATATATCAACCATTTTAAAAGATAAATTAGACAGAGTTATTTTATTTGGAAGTTATGCAAGAGGAGATTATGATGAAGAGAGCGATGTTGATGTTTTAATTTTAGTTAAAGAAATGCCTACTCTTAAAGAAAAACAAAAAATTATTAAAATTGCCTCAAGATACTCATTAAAATATGATATTCTAATTAGCCCAATAATTTACAAAAAAACTATAAAAACGTCTTTTATTGATGAGGTTGAAAATTATGGAGTTGAGGTATAA
- a CDS encoding precorrin-2 dehydrogenase/sirohydrochlorin ferrochelatase family protein yields the protein MLPILLSFEGKKVAVFGCGSVGKRRAKKILKSGGIVDIYSKEFDEEIKKLKESNKNLNLIEIDINQLSDEELKNIIMKYDFIVTAINDEINKRIVKLAKELNKFVNSSTKTEGVNFIIPAYTEVDEVIFSIYTKGKSPLIAKHIRIFVENYLKSTDINMIAYIREFLKETIPKQKDREKILKKIFENEKFREELKKLIEKWENGNH from the coding sequence TTGCTTCCTATTTTGTTATCTTTTGAAGGAAAGAAAGTGGCAGTATTTGGTTGTGGAAGTGTAGGAAAAAGGAGAGCTAAGAAAATATTAAAAAGTGGAGGGATTGTTGATATATACTCTAAAGAATTTGATGAAGAAATAAAAAAATTAAAAGAAAGCAATAAAAATCTAAATTTAATTGAAATTGATATTAATCAGTTAAGTGATGAAGAGCTAAAAAATATTATAATGAAGTATGATTTTATAGTAACAGCTATCAACGATGAAATTAATAAGAGAATTGTTAAATTAGCTAAAGAGCTAAACAAATTTGTAAATTCTTCAACAAAGACAGAAGGAGTTAATTTTATCATCCCTGCTTATACAGAGGTTGATGAAGTAATATTCAGCATATACACAAAAGGAAAAAGTCCTTTAATAGCTAAGCATATAAGAATTTTTGTTGAAAACTATCTAAAATCAACTGACATAAATATGATAGCCTATATAAGAGAGTTTTTAAAAGAGACAATTCCTAAACAGAAAGATAGGGAAAAAATATTAAAAAAGATTTTTGAAAATGAAAAATTTAGAGAAGAATTAAAAAAATTAATAGAGAAGTGGGAAAATGGAAATCATTGA
- the hemA gene encoding glutamyl-tRNA reductase codes for MIILKADYKKYNVSELEKLRMDEEKFYETFDNAILLQTCNRVEIIFDADSLEEIKGIENIDLEKFDILFGDKAIEHLFRVACGLESMIVGEDQILGQLKNAYLKAKEKGRISKKLEKIILKAIHTGQRARVETKINEGGVSIGSAAVELAEKIFGLEGKNVLLIGAGEMANLVIKALKEKNIKAIIVANRTYEKAEKLAKELGGMAIKFDKLEEALRYADIVISATGAPHPILNKERLKNAGKTIIIDIANPRDTTDDIRELPDIFLFTIDDLRLVAEENLKKRKEEIPKVEMIICEELERLKEFLDKMRFETAIKELGQYIENVRKKEVEKAKKILKNKNKPVEEVLEDFSKALCKRIIYDIIKIFENVEDKEVFECLAKEFKKLGNKNKN; via the coding sequence ATGATAATACTAAAAGCTGATTATAAAAAATACAACGTCTCTGAATTAGAAAAGCTCAGAATGGATGAAGAAAAATTTTATGAGACATTTGATAATGCCATATTATTACAAACATGCAACAGAGTTGAGATAATCTTTGATGCAGATAGCTTAGAAGAAATTAAAGGAATCGAAAATATAGATTTAGAAAAATTTGATATTCTATTTGGAGATAAAGCAATAGAACATCTTTTTAGAGTTGCATGTGGTTTAGAGTCCATGATTGTTGGAGAAGACCAAATACTTGGGCAGTTAAAAAATGCCTATCTAAAAGCAAAAGAAAAAGGCAGAATATCCAAAAAATTGGAGAAAATTATTTTAAAGGCAATACATACTGGACAAAGGGCAAGAGTAGAGACAAAGATAAATGAGGGCGGGGTTTCAATTGGCTCTGCGGCAGTTGAATTGGCAGAAAAAATTTTTGGATTAGAAGGGAAAAATGTCTTATTAATTGGAGCTGGAGAGATGGCAAATTTAGTTATAAAGGCATTGAAGGAAAAAAACATTAAAGCAATTATCGTAGCAAATAGGACTTATGAAAAAGCTGAAAAATTAGCTAAAGAACTTGGAGGAATGGCTATAAAGTTTGATAAATTGGAAGAGGCTTTAAGATATGCCGATATAGTTATATCAGCAACAGGGGCTCCACATCCAATTTTAAATAAGGAGAGGTTAAAAAATGCTGGAAAGACAATTATTATAGATATTGCCAATCCAAGAGACACAACTGATGACATTAGAGAACTGCCAGATATTTTTTTATTCACAATTGATGATTTAAGATTAGTGGCTGAAGAAAATTTAAAGAAGAGAAAAGAAGAAATCCCAAAGGTTGAGATGATTATTTGTGAAGAATTAGAGAGGTTAAAAGAATTTCTTGATAAAATGAGATTTGAAACAGCAATAAAAGAACTTGGGCAATATATTGAAAATGTGAGAAAGAAGGAGGTTGAAAAAGCAAAAAAGATATTGAAGAATAAAAATAAGCCAGTTGAGGAAGTTTTAGAAGATTTTTCAAAGGCATTGTGTAAGAGAATAATTTACGATATAATAAAGATATTTGAGAATGTGGAAGATAAAGAAGTTTTTGAGTGTTTAGCCAAAGAATTTAAAAAACTTGGCAATAAAAATAAAAATTAA
- the mjk1 gene encoding potassium channel protein MjK1 — protein sequence METYEKIELGIIVIILLILIESVILMTVEGWDFFTAFYTAVVTISTVGYGDYTPQTFLGKLSVIIYIFAGVGAVAYTMGNIASFFIEGHFRKYFRLRKMMDRIKKLNNHYIICGYGRLGKVIAEEFKKCNIPFVIIDSDEKLLEEALEKDPNLICIVGDATSDDILKKAKIEKAKGLISVVSSDAENVFITLSAKKLNPNIYIVAKAEKPSTLDKLIKAGADRAVCPYIVGGMEIARIAINPDIVEFIHSLVATEEDMEVRRYIVKNKELDNKLLKDSGIREKTGATILAVKKGDKTITSPPPDTVINIGDIIYAFGTKEQLEKLKRYVEGVE from the coding sequence ATGGAAACTTATGAGAAGATAGAGCTTGGTATAATAGTTATCATCTTACTCATCTTAATTGAATCAGTAATATTAATGACAGTTGAAGGCTGGGACTTTTTCACAGCCTTTTATACTGCTGTTGTTACAATATCAACAGTTGGTTATGGAGATTACACTCCACAAACATTTCTTGGAAAACTTTCAGTTATAATTTACATATTTGCAGGTGTTGGAGCAGTTGCATATACTATGGGAAACATTGCAAGTTTTTTCATTGAAGGGCATTTTAGAAAATACTTCAGGTTGAGAAAGATGATGGACAGAATTAAAAAACTAAATAACCATTATATCATCTGCGGTTATGGAAGATTAGGAAAAGTAATAGCTGAAGAGTTTAAAAAATGTAATATTCCATTTGTTATCATTGATTCAGATGAAAAATTATTAGAAGAAGCTCTTGAGAAAGACCCAAATCTTATCTGCATTGTTGGAGATGCAACATCAGACGATATTTTAAAAAAGGCAAAGATTGAAAAAGCTAAAGGATTGATTTCAGTAGTTTCATCAGATGCTGAAAACGTTTTCATAACCTTATCAGCAAAAAAGTTAAATCCAAACATCTACATAGTCGCAAAAGCAGAAAAGCCATCAACGTTGGATAAACTAATAAAAGCAGGAGCTGATAGGGCGGTTTGCCCCTATATAGTTGGAGGAATGGAAATTGCAAGAATAGCTATAAATCCCGATATTGTTGAATTTATCCATTCCTTAGTGGCTACAGAAGAGGATATGGAAGTTAGAAGATACATTGTAAAAAATAAAGAACTTGATAACAAACTTTTAAAGGATTCTGGCATTAGGGAAAAAACTGGAGCCACAATTTTAGCAGTTAAAAAAGGAGATAAAACAATTACAAGTCCTCCTCCTGACACAGTAATTAATATTGGAGACATCATTTATGCCTTTGGGACTAAAGAACAGCTTGAGAAGTTAAAAAGATATGTTGAGGGAGTAGAATAA
- a CDS encoding AAA family ATPase, whose protein sequence is MEIGILDIKGSLPLFEDFGNLPTKIITENNYKEIKDLDALIIPGGSLIESKSLNDDLKKEIINFNGYIIGICSGFQILAKKIDIGRKSSVPIIKEGLGLLDVEFSPLVCTDRVEFEVKKSIFGEGKGEGFHCHTYGNIEVVDKETKILTVSKVKKLNYKLGAEKEIISGAFKGKVFGTMVHNFLDNEFVRDNFLKHLGVTEDEKEEIFEKNKIIKDELKKRALKYRLNPKLLKENNKKDVNKKRGIILLATSSNSGKTFLTTALSSKLNGRVFVAKIGGDVRDIVPALYLLREKMTKYNSIKIGERGWVDVSKFLDYIKKSDYDYIIVEGVMGAFTAALKNISSYQIAKKLGFPVYIVSACNISGIEGAFVEAMAYYSLLKDIGIKVEGVILNKVYDWNSFNKLKSLAEKHNIKLYGVGKIANESRGLIPEVEIDYESFCRNAFNVDLEIEIPEVEINNHIKDEEDNFLERLDNWMENINKY, encoded by the coding sequence ATGGAAATTGGTATTTTGGATATTAAGGGGTCTCTTCCATTATTTGAAGATTTCGGCAATCTACCAACAAAGATTATAACTGAAAATAATTATAAAGAAATTAAAGATTTAGATGCTTTGATAATACCTGGAGGAAGTTTAATTGAAAGTAAATCATTAAATGATGATTTAAAAAAAGAAATAATTAACTTTAATGGGTATATAATTGGCATTTGCAGTGGTTTTCAGATATTAGCTAAAAAGATAGACATTGGAAGAAAAAGCAGCGTTCCAATAATTAAAGAGGGCTTAGGTTTGTTGGATGTTGAGTTTTCTCCATTAGTTTGCACAGATAGAGTAGAATTTGAAGTAAAAAAATCAATATTTGGAGAGGGAAAGGGAGAAGGGTTTCACTGCCATACTTATGGAAATATTGAGGTAGTTGATAAAGAAACTAAAATTCTAACAGTTTCAAAAGTAAAAAAGCTAAATTATAAACTTGGAGCTGAAAAAGAAATTATCTCTGGAGCTTTTAAAGGAAAAGTGTTTGGAACAATGGTTCATAACTTCTTAGATAATGAATTTGTCAGAGACAATTTTTTAAAACATTTGGGAGTTACAGAGGATGAGAAAGAGGAAATATTTGAAAAAAATAAGATTATAAAAGATGAATTAAAAAAGAGGGCTTTAAAATATAGATTAAACCCAAAATTACTAAAAGAGAATAATAAAAAAGATGTTAATAAAAAAAGAGGGATTATTTTATTGGCAACATCATCAAACAGTGGAAAGACGTTTTTAACAACTGCTTTATCATCAAAATTAAATGGAAGAGTTTTTGTTGCTAAGATTGGCGGGGATGTTAGGGATATAGTGCCAGCTCTTTATTTATTGAGAGAGAAGATGACAAAATACAACAGCATAAAGATTGGAGAGAGAGGATGGGTTGATGTTTCTAAATTTTTAGATTATATAAAAAAGTCAGATTATGATTACATAATTGTTGAAGGGGTTATGGGAGCTTTTACTGCAGCATTAAAAAATATTTCCTCTTATCAAATAGCCAAAAAGCTTGGATTTCCAGTTTATATAGTAAGTGCTTGCAATATAAGTGGGATAGAGGGAGCTTTTGTAGAGGCAATGGCTTATTACAGCCTACTCAAAGATATTGGGATTAAAGTTGAAGGAGTAATTTTAAATAAAGTCTATGATTGGAACTCTTTCAATAAATTAAAAAGTTTGGCTGAAAAACATAACATAAAGCTCTATGGAGTTGGAAAAATAGCTAATGAGAGTAGGGGACTAATTCCAGAAGTAGAGATTGATTATGAAAGCTTCTGCAGAAATGCCTTTAATGTTGATTTAGAAATAGAAATCCCAGAGGTTGAAATAAATAATCATATAAAGGATGAGGAAGATAACTTTTTAGAGAGGTTAGATAATTGGATGGAAAATATTAATAAATATTAA
- the mvp gene encoding hyperpolarization-activated voltage-gated potassium channel has protein sequence MNLKDRRLKKIMEVLSLIFTFEIVASFILSTYNPPYQDLLIKLDYISIMFFTFEFIYNFYYVEDKAKFFKDIYNIVDAIVVIAFLLYSLQVFYSKAFLGLRVINLLRILVLLRIIKLRKLEENQALINFLTLLTICFIASCLIWIVESGVNPAINNFFDAFYFTTISITTVGYGDITPKTDAGKLIIIFSVLFFISGLITSLQKALKGD, from the coding sequence ATGAACTTAAAAGATAGGCGGTTAAAGAAAATAATGGAAGTATTGAGTTTAATTTTTACATTTGAGATAGTCGCTTCTTTCATTCTCTCAACATATAATCCACCGTATCAAGACTTACTAATAAAGTTAGATTATATCTCTATTATGTTCTTTACATTTGAGTTTATATACAATTTTTATTATGTTGAAGACAAGGCAAAGTTTTTTAAAGACATTTACAATATTGTTGATGCCATAGTTGTTATTGCTTTCTTACTGTATTCTTTACAGGTATTTTATTCAAAGGCATTCTTAGGACTTAGGGTTATAAACCTACTAAGAATTTTAGTTTTACTTAGAATAATTAAGTTAAGAAAGTTAGAAGAAAATCAGGCATTAATAAACTTTCTAACATTATTAACAATTTGCTTTATTGCTTCCTGCTTAATATGGATTGTCGAATCAGGTGTAAATCCAGCAATAAACAATTTCTTTGATGCTTTTTATTTCACAACAATATCAATAACAACGGTTGGTTATGGAGATATAACACCAAAAACAGATGCTGGGAAGCTAATAATAATATTCTCAGTCCTATTCTTTATATCTGGTTTAATAACCTCTTTACAAAAGGCATTAAAGGGAGATTAA
- a CDS encoding SDH family Clp fold serine proteinase yields MDPLSGFISSLIWWLLFFYLIMAPQIQYKQLQLARLKILRELSNKRNSTVITMIHRQESIGLFGIPVYKFITIEDSEEILRAIRAAPKDKPIDLIIHTPGGLVLAATQIAKALKAHPAETRVIVPHYAMSGGTLIALAADKIIMDENAVLGPVDPQLGQYPAPSIVKAVEQKGADKADDQTLILADIAKKAINQVQNFVYNLLKDKYGEEKAKELSKILTEGRWTHDYPITVEEAKELGLDVDTNVPEEVYTLMELYKQPVRQRGTVEFMPYPVKQENGAK; encoded by the coding sequence ATGGACCCATTAAGTGGTTTTATTAGCTCATTAATTTGGTGGCTTTTGTTCTTTTATTTAATTATGGCTCCTCAAATACAGTATAAGCAATTACAACTTGCAAGATTAAAAATACTTAGAGAGCTATCAAATAAAAGAAATTCAACAGTAATAACTATGATACATAGGCAGGAGAGTATTGGCTTGTTTGGAATTCCAGTTTATAAATTTATAACAATTGAAGATAGTGAGGAGATTTTGAGGGCCATAAGGGCAGCTCCAAAAGATAAACCTATAGATTTAATTATACACACACCAGGAGGTTTAGTCTTGGCAGCTACTCAAATAGCAAAGGCATTAAAAGCTCATCCAGCAGAGACGAGAGTTATAGTTCCACACTATGCAATGAGTGGAGGAACTTTAATAGCTTTAGCTGCAGATAAAATAATCATGGATGAAAATGCAGTTTTGGGACCTGTAGACCCACAACTTGGGCAATATCCTGCTCCAAGTATAGTTAAAGCTGTAGAGCAGAAAGGGGCTGATAAAGCAGACGACCAAACATTAATATTGGCAGATATTGCTAAAAAAGCAATAAATCAAGTTCAAAATTTTGTATATAATTTATTGAAGGATAAGTATGGAGAAGAAAAAGCCAAAGAATTGTCTAAGATATTAACAGAAGGAAGATGGACTCATGACTATCCAATAACTGTTGAAGAAGCTAAAGAACTTGGTTTAGATGTAGATACGAATGTTCCTGAAGAGGTTTATACATTAATGGAATTGTATAAGCAACCAGTAAGACAAAGGGGAACAGTTGAATTTATGCCATATCCAGTAAAACAGGAGAATGGGGCTAAATAG
- a CDS encoding tRNA (adenine(57)-N(1)/adenine(58)-N(1))-methyltransferase TrmI: MFAYKLLVDERGKRYLLKKNVEKFGTDLGIVDMKDIEEGVELKSHKGHTFYLVEPTMFDILKRMKRTVTTLLPKDIGFIIARAGIREGETVVEAGTGSGALTMYLSNAVGKTGKVITYDIRPEFAKVARKNLLRVGAIKKGQKIIGLDEEFDDEDEIEIEDGLFNVIQKIGDVREKIDEKDVDVIVLDLPDPWNVVENAKKALNKKRGRIVTYLPYIEQVKKTVEKLKEEGFWDIHTYEIIEREIEISEKGVRPSTRMIGHTGYITVARVPPEPLDREEEKE, from the coding sequence ATGTTTGCTTATAAATTGTTAGTGGATGAGAGAGGGAAGAGATATTTGTTAAAAAAGAATGTTGAGAAGTTTGGAACAGATTTGGGAATTGTAGATATGAAGGATATTGAGGAAGGAGTTGAGTTAAAATCCCACAAAGGACATACTTTCTATTTGGTTGAACCTACAATGTTTGATATCTTAAAGAGAATGAAGAGGACAGTAACAACCCTATTACCAAAAGATATTGGGTTTATTATAGCAAGAGCTGGAATTAGAGAGGGAGAGACAGTAGTTGAAGCTGGAACTGGCTCTGGAGCTTTAACTATGTATCTATCAAATGCTGTTGGTAAGACAGGGAAAGTTATTACTTATGATATAAGGCCAGAATTTGCCAAAGTTGCAAGGAAAAATCTGTTGAGAGTTGGAGCTATTAAAAAAGGGCAAAAAATTATTGGTTTAGATGAAGAGTTTGATGATGAGGATGAGATTGAAATTGAAGATGGATTATTCAATGTCATACAAAAAATTGGAGATGTTAGGGAGAAGATAGATGAGAAGGATGTTGATGTTATTGTCTTAGATTTACCAGACCCCTGGAATGTTGTAGAGAATGCAAAAAAGGCTTTAAACAAAAAGAGGGGGAGAATAGTTACTTATCTCCCATACATAGAGCAAGTTAAAAAAACTGTAGAGAAGCTTAAAGAGGAAGGATTTTGGGATATCCACACCTATGAGATTATTGAGAGAGAGATTGAAATCTCTGAAAAAGGTGTTAGGCCATCAACAAGGATGATTGGACATACTGGATACATAACTGTCGCGAGAGTTCCACCAGAGCCTTTAGATAGAGAAGAAGAGAAAGAATAA
- a CDS encoding MJ0144 family RNA dihydrouridine synthase-like protein, producing MNKKIEELNKLDKKVVLAPMAGITDGDFCRKFKDLFAIVTIGGYNLDSATYKASRDIEKRGRKEFSINLEEFNSYIIEQIKKARESNALVSVNVRFVDIDEAYDKLLTIAKHADIIELNCHCRQPEITSLGIGQELMKNKNLLKEFLTKMKELNKPIFLKIRLNCIPLKELIDNLNYVRDYFDGLHVDCFYPGKPYADMDSLKILAEEFNDKIIIGNNSIDSIEKAKEMLKYSDFVSVARTILKGNVEWIKELNKENI from the coding sequence ATGAACAAAAAAATAGAAGAATTAAATAAATTAGATAAAAAAGTTGTCTTAGCACCAATGGCAGGCATTACGGATGGGGATTTCTGCAGAAAATTTAAGGATTTGTTTGCCATTGTTACCATTGGTGGCTACAACTTAGATTCTGCAACCTATAAAGCAAGTAGAGATATAGAGAAAAGGGGAAGGAAAGAATTTTCTATAAATTTAGAAGAATTTAATAGCTATATAATTGAGCAAATAAAAAAGGCAAGAGAAAGTAATGCCTTAGTTTCAGTTAATGTTAGATTTGTTGATATAGATGAAGCTTATGACAAACTATTGACTATTGCCAAACATGCTGATATCATTGAACTTAACTGCCATTGCAGACAGCCAGAGATAACTTCTTTAGGTATAGGGCAAGAGCTAATGAAAAATAAAAATCTTTTAAAAGAATTTTTAACTAAAATGAAAGAGTTAAATAAACCAATTTTTTTAAAGATAAGATTAAATTGCATCCCACTAAAAGAGCTAATAGATAATTTAAACTATGTGAGAGATTATTTTGATGGATTACATGTTGATTGCTTTTATCCAGGAAAACCTTATGCAGATATGGATTCATTAAAAATTTTGGCAGAAGAATTTAACGATAAGATAATAATTGGAAATAACTCAATTGATTCAATAGAAAAAGCTAAGGAAATGTTAAAATACTCTGATTTTGTATCTGTTGCAAGGACTATTTTAAAAGGTAATGTTGAATGGATAAAAGAGTTAAATAAAGAGAATATTTAA
- a CDS encoding HEPN domain-containing protein, with the protein MELRYKRELEKLIEKAEKSLEASENLYNSEFYDFAVSRIYYSMFYCVKALLLTKEINPKKHSGVLKMFAKEFIKTNELDVELFEYINEAYNYRQTADYDATIEIKKEEAEYLLHKGHIFLNKTKKYLISKNILKGENDNTKS; encoded by the coding sequence ATGGAGTTGAGGTATAAAAGAGAGCTTGAAAAATTAATAGAAAAAGCAGAAAAATCATTAGAAGCATCAGAAAATCTTTATAATAGCGAATTTTATGATTTTGCTGTTTCAAGAATATACTACTCAATGTTTTATTGTGTTAAGGCTTTATTATTAACAAAAGAAATTAATCCTAAAAAACACAGTGGAGTTTTAAAAATGTTTGCAAAGGAATTTATAAAAACTAATGAGTTAGATGTTGAATTATTTGAATATATAAATGAAGCATACAATTATAGGCAAACAGCTGATTATGACGCAACCATTGAAATAAAAAAGGAAGAGGCTGAATATTTACTTCACAAAGGGCATATATTCTTAAATAAAACTAAAAAATACTTAATATCAAAAAATATACTAAAGGGAGAGAATGATAATACTAAAAGCTGA
- the rnhB gene encoding ribonuclease HII, giving the protein MIIIGIDEAGRGPVLGPMVVCAFAIEKEREEELKKLGVKDSKELTKNKRAYLKKLLENLGYVEKRILEAEEINQLMNSINLNDIEINAFSKVAKNLIEKLNIRDDEIEIYIDACSTNTKKFEDSFKDKIEDIIKERNLNIKIIAEHKADAKYPVVSAASIIAKAERDEIIDYYKKIYGDIGSGYPSDPKTIKFLEDYFKKHKKLPDIARTHWKTCKRILDKSKQTKLIIE; this is encoded by the coding sequence ATGATAATTATTGGTATTGATGAAGCTGGAAGAGGGCCTGTTTTGGGTCCAATGGTTGTTTGTGCTTTTGCAATTGAAAAAGAGAGAGAAGAGGAATTAAAGAAATTGGGAGTTAAAGATAGTAAGGAGCTAACTAAAAATAAAAGGGCTTATCTAAAAAAGTTACTTGAAAATTTGGGTTATGTAGAAAAACGTATCTTAGAAGCAGAGGAAATAAACCAATTAATGAACTCAATAAACTTAAATGATATTGAAATTAACGCCTTTTCCAAGGTTGCTAAAAATTTGATAGAAAAGTTGAATATAAGGGATGATGAAATTGAAATTTATATTGATGCATGCAGTACAAACACTAAAAAATTTGAGGATAGTTTTAAAGATAAGATAGAGGATATAATTAAAGAAAGAAATTTAAACATAAAAATTATAGCTGAACATAAGGCAGATGCTAAGTATCCTGTTGTTTCAGCTGCCTCAATAATAGCAAAGGCAGAACGGGATGAGATAATAGACTACTACAAAAAAATTTATGGAGATATTGGGAGCGGTTATCCATCAGACCCAAAAACTATAAAGTTTCTTGAAGATTACTTTAAAAAGCATAAAAAACTTCCTGATATTGCAAGAACTCACTGGAAAACATGTAAAAGGATATTGGATAAATCAAAACAGACAAAGCTAATTATAGAGTGA